From Myxococcus stipitatus, the proteins below share one genomic window:
- a CDS encoding DUF58 domain-containing protein produces MTRRLKQRWARLRAWLRPPRSLKVTRVGRTYLVVTFGVGLGALNTGNNLLYLLLGMLLSMVVVSGVLSERCLRDLTVRRVGTDAAFAGEPFAFRWAVSRKRGHAFALTLSEADTPLSGEGGVGYLRAGAEHVVRANLTAPRRGPVALTGVRVTTTWPLGLFAKTRVLALPGSLLVYPRRGYACRDPGEAVRGPVGDAGNPRRNDGTGDVTGLRELAEGEDARRVHWLKSASLGKLLRVEREREERRTWVLSVEPGLEGAPLEHRIEEVAALAHRLLEEGHDVGLDTGARTLRPASGAAQERHILRALAWLGFEDPRGDEEAA; encoded by the coding sequence GTGACGCGCCGCCTGAAGCAGCGCTGGGCGCGGCTGCGCGCCTGGCTCCGGCCGCCGCGCTCCCTGAAGGTGACGCGCGTGGGCCGCACGTACCTGGTGGTGACGTTCGGCGTGGGCCTGGGCGCGCTCAACACCGGCAACAACCTGTTGTACCTGCTGCTGGGCATGCTGCTGAGCATGGTGGTCGTCTCCGGCGTGCTGTCCGAGCGCTGCCTGCGCGACCTGACCGTGCGCCGGGTGGGCACCGACGCGGCCTTCGCCGGGGAGCCCTTCGCGTTCCGCTGGGCGGTGTCGCGCAAGCGGGGCCACGCGTTCGCCCTCACCCTGTCGGAGGCGGACACGCCCCTGTCGGGCGAGGGCGGCGTGGGCTACCTGAGGGCCGGCGCCGAGCACGTCGTCCGCGCCAACCTCACGGCGCCGCGGCGCGGCCCCGTGGCGCTGACGGGCGTGCGCGTCACCACGACCTGGCCGCTGGGGCTGTTCGCCAAGACGCGCGTGCTGGCGCTGCCCGGGAGCCTGCTCGTCTACCCCCGGCGCGGCTACGCGTGCAGGGATCCGGGCGAGGCGGTGCGCGGACCGGTGGGCGACGCGGGCAATCCGCGCCGCAACGACGGCACGGGCGACGTGACGGGCCTGCGGGAGCTGGCCGAGGGCGAGGACGCCCGCCGCGTGCATTGGCTCAAGAGCGCCTCGCTGGGCAAGCTGCTGCGCGTGGAGCGCGAGCGCGAGGAGCGCCGCACCTGGGTGCTGTCGGTGGAGCCCGGCCTGGAGGGCGCGCCCCTGGAGCACCGCATCGAGGAGGTGGCGGCGCTGGCGCACCGGCTCCTCGAGGAGGGCCACGACGTGGGCCTGGACACGGGGGCGCGCACGCTCCGGCCGGCGAGCGGCGCCGCGCAGGAGCGCCACATCCTGCGCGCGCTGGCCTGGCTGGGCTTCGAGGACCCGCGGGGCGACGAGGAGGCCGCATGA